A genomic window from Bradyrhizobium lupini includes:
- a CDS encoding antibiotic biosynthesis monooxygenase, with protein MPTNPSIARIWRGRTRRDIADSYEQYLRAEGIPPLEKTALGVQLLREDLDEETWFTTISYWSDMQAMTAFTKAEPTKVHHLDRDPELLIELPQRVEIHRVLVDRYGMR; from the coding sequence ATGCCAACCAATCCTTCCATCGCACGAATCTGGCGTGGTCGTACCCGGCGGGACATCGCCGACAGCTACGAGCAATATCTGCGCGCTGAAGGCATTCCGCCGCTCGAGAAGACGGCGCTCGGCGTCCAGCTGCTGCGCGAGGACCTTGACGAGGAGACATGGTTCACGACCATCTCTTACTGGTCCGACATGCAGGCAATGACTGCCTTCACCAAGGCCGAGCCGACCAAGGTGCATCACCTCGACCGCGATCCCGAACTCCTGATCGAACTCCCTCAAAGGGTGGAAATCCACCGCGTTCTGGTCGATCGGTACGGCATGCGCTGA
- a CDS encoding ABATE domain-containing protein — MKRLRSIADRPPPLHRVAGNLALDFANTISWRGTDQEADHLRDAEGMLAWARDAGLVGVDFSPNARQRAVLADDGRRLRNAIDQVGAAIADGDEPPALGLGVIHDVAARTFTAALLTGSPATIEFTHGDRILGPLAWAAVDLLRGDELDRLKRCPQHDCHWLFIDRTKNRSRRWCEMATCGNRAKMQSRR; from the coding sequence GTGAAGCGTTTGCGCAGCATCGCCGATCGACCGCCGCCGCTTCACCGCGTAGCGGGGAATCTGGCGCTCGATTTCGCCAACACGATCAGCTGGCGCGGCACGGACCAAGAGGCCGATCACTTGCGCGACGCCGAGGGAATGCTGGCCTGGGCAAGGGATGCTGGACTGGTGGGCGTCGATTTTTCGCCTAATGCAAGGCAGCGGGCGGTGCTGGCCGACGATGGCCGGCGCCTGCGCAACGCGATCGACCAGGTAGGCGCTGCGATCGCGGACGGCGACGAACCGCCGGCGCTGGGCTTGGGGGTGATCCATGACGTTGCGGCCCGTACCTTCACGGCCGCATTGCTGACCGGCTCGCCGGCCACCATCGAATTCACGCACGGGGACCGGATCCTTGGTCCGCTTGCCTGGGCTGCGGTCGACCTGCTGCGCGGCGACGAACTCGACCGATTGAAACGATGTCCACAGCACGACTGCCACTGGCTGTTCATCGATCGCACCAAAAACAGATCCCGTCGCTGGTGCGAAATGGCCACCTGCGGAAACCGCGCAAAGATGCAATCGCGCCGGTAA
- a CDS encoding Hsp20/alpha crystallin family protein, translated as MALRDLIPWNNGSRNMAVQRGEAGNPLLALHREMNRLFDDAFRSFDLSPFGSSTAMGWPNVELDESDKEVKVVAELPGLEKDVNVELANGVLTISGEKKSETEDKERLFSERYYGRFVRRIPVDDVDQDKVAASFNNGVLTVTLPKSPAAQQKVRRIAINGK; from the coding sequence ATGGCACTACGCGATCTCATTCCGTGGAACAACGGCTCACGCAATATGGCCGTTCAGCGCGGCGAAGCCGGCAACCCGCTGCTTGCGCTTCATCGTGAGATGAACCGGCTGTTCGACGACGCCTTCCGCAGCTTTGATCTCAGTCCGTTCGGCTCCTCGACCGCAATGGGCTGGCCGAACGTCGAACTCGACGAGAGCGACAAGGAAGTCAAGGTCGTCGCCGAGCTTCCCGGTCTCGAAAAGGACGTCAACGTCGAGCTTGCAAACGGCGTGCTGACGATCAGCGGCGAGAAGAAGAGCGAAACGGAAGACAAGGAGCGTCTCTTCAGCGAGCGTTACTATGGCCGTTTCGTGCGGCGCATTCCGGTCGATGACGTCGACCAGGACAAGGTCGCGGCTTCCTTCAACAACGGCGTTCTCACCGTCACCCTGCCGAAGTCACCGGCGGCACAACAGAAGGTGAGGCGCATCGCGATCAACGGCAAGTAA
- a CDS encoding ATP-binding protein — MEVELRAKETHVLVSVRDDGIGCSAEAKSGLGTRLINLLATHMKGTVARKPLSQGCEVQVSIALDS, encoded by the coding sequence GTGGAGGTCGAGCTGCGGGCCAAGGAAACCCACGTTCTGGTGTCGGTGAGGGACGACGGAATCGGTTGCTCCGCGGAAGCGAAGAGCGGACTTGGCACTCGGCTCATCAACCTCCTCGCCACCCACATGAAGGGCACCGTCGCGAGGAAGCCTCTTTCGCAAGGCTGCGAGGTGCAAGTCTCGATCGCGCTCGACAGCTGA
- a CDS encoding alpha/beta fold hydrolase, giving the protein MASGLTHRRLALNGMSIFYREAGRAGAPVLLLPHGYPCSSFQFRRLMPALADRWRTIAFDWPGFGYSGTPDPSEFAYDFDAYADVLAGLADALGLGRYALWLHDYGSQIGLRHAIAHPERIAALIIQNGDIYEDVLGPKYATIKAWWADKTPARHRPLEEAVSEDGFRAEFVGEVTDDVAARVPPDLWKLHWPLMDTPVRRQVCVGLMEKLEENLGWFARYQAYLREHRPPTLVVWGPEDGYMPAESARAYRRDLPDVDLHLLDGAGHWLLETHFDEALPLVRAFLARVNA; this is encoded by the coding sequence ATGGCGAGCGGGCTCACGCACCGGCGCTTGGCGTTGAACGGGATGTCGATCTTCTATCGCGAAGCGGGACGCGCCGGCGCGCCGGTCCTGCTGCTGCCGCACGGCTATCCCTGTTCCTCCTTCCAGTTCCGCCGGTTGATGCCGGCGCTCGCCGACCGGTGGCGGACGATCGCGTTCGACTGGCCGGGCTTTGGTTACAGCGGCACGCCCGACCCGTCGGAATTCGCCTATGATTTCGACGCCTATGCAGACGTGCTGGCCGGCCTCGCCGATGCGCTCGGCCTCGGACGATACGCCTTGTGGCTCCACGATTACGGCTCCCAGATCGGGCTAAGGCACGCGATCGCTCACCCCGAGCGGATCGCCGCGCTCATCATCCAGAACGGCGATATCTATGAGGATGTGCTGGGCCCGAAATACGCGACCATCAAGGCCTGGTGGGCCGACAAGACGCCGGCGAGGCACCGGCCGCTCGAGGAGGCCGTGAGCGAGGATGGCTTCCGTGCGGAGTTCGTTGGCGAAGTGACGGACGACGTCGCTGCCCGGGTGCCGCCCGACCTCTGGAAGCTTCATTGGCCACTCATGGACACGCCAGTGCGCCGACAGGTCTGCGTCGGGCTGATGGAGAAGCTGGAGGAGAATCTCGGCTGGTTCGCGCGCTATCAGGCGTATCTGCGCGAGCACCGTCCTCCAACGCTCGTGGTGTGGGGCCCCGAAGACGGATACATGCCGGCCGAGTCCGCCCGCGCCTATCGCCGCGACTTGCCTGATGTCGATCTGCACCTGCTCGACGGCGCCGGACACTGGCTGCTCGAGACGCATTTCGATGAGGCGCTGCCCCTGGTCCGCGCCTTCCTTGCGCGTGTCAATGCCTGA
- a CDS encoding Bug family tripartite tricarboxylate transporter substrate binding protein — translation MLRILRNSVFGLVFLATLLGAAPPASAAYPDRPVHWIIGFSAGGPVDIVARIMAQWLTDRFGQQFIVENRTGSGGNIAAAAAITSPPDGYTLLFVAPNNAISTSLYKKLPFDFLRDTVPVASIMQLTNMLVVSNAFPAKTVQEFIDYCKANPGKISFASSGNGTSVHMSAELFKVMSKCDMVHVPYRGSAIAFPDIISNKVQLIFDNLPSAMEQAKGGNVRALGVTSPQRWPSVPDVPAIAETLPGFESVGFYGISAPKGTPADVIEILNKAVNEALKDPKLVARLTETGGIPKPMTPAEFGKLVTDETEKWRKVVEFAGVSVD, via the coding sequence ATGTTGCGAATTTTGCGTAACAGTGTTTTCGGGCTGGTTTTCCTCGCAACGCTGTTGGGCGCCGCACCTCCCGCCTCTGCCGCTTATCCCGACCGTCCCGTGCACTGGATCATCGGCTTCTCCGCCGGCGGCCCGGTCGACATCGTGGCGCGGATCATGGCGCAGTGGCTGACCGACCGCTTCGGCCAGCAGTTCATCGTCGAGAACCGCACCGGCTCGGGCGGCAACATCGCGGCCGCTGCCGCGATCACCTCGCCGCCGGACGGCTACACGCTGCTGTTCGTCGCGCCCAACAACGCGATCTCGACCTCGCTCTACAAGAAGCTGCCGTTCGACTTCCTGCGCGACACGGTGCCGGTCGCCAGCATCATGCAGCTCACCAACATGCTGGTCGTCTCCAACGCGTTCCCGGCCAAGACGGTTCAGGAGTTCATCGACTACTGCAAGGCCAATCCCGGCAAGATCTCCTTTGCCTCGTCCGGCAACGGCACCTCGGTGCACATGTCGGCGGAGCTGTTCAAGGTGATGAGCAAGTGCGACATGGTGCACGTGCCCTATCGGGGATCTGCGATCGCCTTCCCCGACATCATCTCCAACAAGGTGCAGCTGATCTTCGACAACCTGCCCTCCGCGATGGAGCAGGCCAAGGGCGGCAATGTCCGCGCGCTCGGCGTGACCTCGCCGCAGCGCTGGCCGAGCGTGCCCGATGTGCCCGCGATCGCCGAGACGTTGCCCGGCTTCGAATCGGTCGGCTTCTACGGCATCTCCGCGCCGAAGGGCACGCCGGCCGACGTGATCGAGATCCTCAACAAGGCCGTCAACGAGGCGCTGAAGGACCCGAAGCTGGTCGCGCGCCTCACCGAGACCGGCGGCATCCCCAAGCCGATGACGCCGGCCGAGTTCGGCAAGCTCGTCACCGACGAGACCGAGAAGTGGCGCAAGGTGGTGGAGTTCGCCGGCGTGTCGGTGGACTAG
- a CDS encoding histidine kinase dimerization/phosphoacceptor domain -containing protein: MWNCCDSRGRRSRHDVPHTPAGLDRRGTFCSRSSHIERGNDLATIVSILRLQARSETDPGVQRAIASAVSRVDVAKVHDRLRETADTSRIALAGHRVLMRQPCGFSPGRAHDLDPGPLRGHLGEEFAGGLDRADRQRTASSTHFRRAAAARWRSSCGPRKPTFWCR, from the coding sequence GTGTGGAATTGTTGCGACAGCCGCGGCCGCCGTTCTCGCCATGACGTACCTCATACCCCGGCCGGCCTCGACCGCCGGGGGACGTTCTGCTCCAGGAGCTCGCACATCGAACGCGGGAACGACCTCGCCACTATCGTATCGATTCTCAGGCTGCAGGCCCGCTCCGAAACCGACCCGGGCGTGCAGAGGGCGATTGCGTCCGCGGTAAGCCGGGTGGACGTCGCAAAGGTTCACGACCGGCTGCGCGAGACGGCGGACACCAGCCGGATCGCGCTGGCCGGACATCGAGTCCTTATGCGCCAGCCTTGCGGATTTTCACCGGGGCGTGCGCACGATCTCGATCCGGGTCCGCTGCGAGGACATCTGGGTGAGGAGTTCGCAGGCGGCCTCGATCGGGCTGATCGTCAACGAACTGCTTCAAGTACGCATTTCCGGAGGGCCGCCGCGGCTCGGTGGAGGTCGAGCTGCGGGCCAAGGAAACCCACGTTCTGGTGTCGGTGA
- a CDS encoding PRC-barrel domain-containing protein — protein sequence MKSFLAVALLGTAVIGGAAFAQSTQPVDRTAPAATAHPADAKMAFKGNWRASKLMGLNVYNEANEKLGDVNELLVDKNGKINAVVIGIGGFLGMGEHDIAVSMDKLKFVEEPVRTSSSGTSTPARDTTTTGTASTTTTNRTANDWVPDHAVMSGNKEQLKALPQFKYSDYN from the coding sequence ATGAAAAGCTTCCTTGCCGTCGCGTTGCTTGGCACTGCTGTGATCGGCGGCGCTGCTTTCGCGCAATCCACTCAGCCCGTCGATCGCACGGCGCCGGCGGCCACCGCCCACCCCGCCGATGCGAAGATGGCGTTCAAGGGAAATTGGCGCGCCTCGAAGCTGATGGGCCTGAACGTCTACAACGAGGCCAACGAGAAGCTCGGCGATGTCAACGAACTGCTCGTCGACAAGAACGGCAAGATCAACGCGGTGGTTATCGGCATCGGTGGCTTCCTCGGCATGGGCGAGCACGACATCGCGGTCTCCATGGACAAGCTGAAGTTCGTTGAAGAGCCGGTTCGAACGAGCTCGAGCGGCACGTCGACCCCGGCCCGCGACACCACCACGACCGGGACCGCGTCCACAACCACGACGAACCGCACCGCGAACGATTGGGTTCCTGACCACGCCGTCATGAGCGGCAATAAGGAGCAGTTGAAGGCGCTACCGCAGTTCAAATATTCGGACTACAACTAA
- the rpoH gene encoding RNA polymerase sigma factor RpoH, which produces MGSTATVPMLSSEGGLTHYLAEIRKFPMLRPDQEIAYAKRWREHGDREAAYHLVTSHLRLVARIAMGYRGYGLPVADIISEGNVGLMHAVKRFEPERGFRLATYAMWWIKASIQEYILRSWSLVRIANSGAQKKLFFKLRRTKAEISALEDGDLRPEHASRIARRLGVQENDVIEMNRRLGGDLSLNALVRDADGGEVQDWLVDPASSPEAAYAEQEETRRRREALAGAMGVLKPRERDILEARWLSEPPLRLEQLAARYGVSRERVRQIEMRAFEKVRAAIAGRLAAGS; this is translated from the coding sequence ATGGGAAGCACTGCAACTGTTCCGATGCTGTCGTCTGAGGGCGGATTGACACATTACCTGGCGGAAATTCGCAAGTTTCCGATGCTGCGGCCCGATCAGGAAATCGCCTACGCCAAGCGATGGCGCGAGCACGGCGACCGCGAGGCAGCCTATCATCTCGTCACAAGCCATCTGCGGCTCGTTGCCAGGATTGCGATGGGATATCGCGGCTACGGCCTGCCGGTTGCGGACATCATTTCCGAAGGAAACGTCGGCCTGATGCACGCCGTCAAGCGCTTCGAGCCGGAGCGCGGCTTTCGGCTCGCGACCTACGCGATGTGGTGGATCAAGGCGTCGATCCAGGAATACATCCTGCGGTCCTGGTCGCTGGTCAGGATTGCCAACAGCGGGGCGCAGAAGAAGCTGTTCTTCAAGCTTCGCCGGACCAAGGCGGAAATTTCCGCCCTGGAGGATGGTGATCTCCGCCCCGAGCACGCCAGCCGGATCGCGCGGCGGCTCGGCGTGCAGGAGAACGACGTCATCGAGATGAACCGGCGCCTCGGCGGCGACCTGTCGCTCAATGCCTTGGTGCGCGACGCCGACGGCGGCGAAGTCCAGGACTGGCTCGTCGACCCCGCGTCCAGTCCTGAAGCCGCGTACGCCGAGCAGGAAGAAACCAGACGGAGGCGTGAAGCCCTCGCCGGCGCCATGGGCGTCCTCAAGCCGCGCGAGCGCGACATTCTCGAGGCGCGCTGGCTCTCCGAGCCGCCGCTGAGACTTGAGCAGCTCGCGGCACGGTATGGCGTTTCACGCGAGCGGGTGCGGCAGATCGAAATGCGCGCGTTCGAAAAGGTTCGGGCTGCTATCGCCGGACGCCTGGCAGCCGGCTCTTGA
- a CDS encoding amidohydrolase: protein MRKLLAILLISCWASLAYAQKADLIVTNAKLVTLDPASTVAQALAVRDGRIVAIGGNDAVEGLIGPATRRVDAGGRTIIPGLIDSHIHAVRAGLTYATEVNWIGAKTIPEAMERLRQAATARPASWIIVAGGWSELQFTEKRRPTLAEVMAAVPDNPAYIQLFYSAVLMTPKAQQALGMSADQLPAGITTERAASGDATGWLNGSIVSISALFDRLPRPNFEENVAGTRQFFTELNRLGVTGIVDPGGFSIYPSHYAALQKLWRDKSLSVRVAFSLFAQNVGAEFDEYKTLTPFLPMGFGDDMLRFNGLGERITGAMYNNNAPDAAAKDKFREIIRWAAKQGLTVTIHWQEDKSVHHLLDLYDEVNKETPLAPLRWSIAHLDNTSPQTLARMKALGIGWTMQDAMYLGGDRIVAQVGEAARSMPPLVTALRMGVHVGAGTDAHRVASYNPFVALQWMLDGKTVGGLSTRGPDETPSREDALRLYTVGSAWFCFDETRRGTLETGKLADFAILDRDFMSIPVEQIGATASLLTVVGGKVVYAADAFSSAK from the coding sequence ATGCGCAAGCTTCTGGCAATATTGCTGATCTCGTGCTGGGCCAGTTTGGCTTACGCACAAAAGGCCGACCTCATTGTCACGAACGCAAAGCTCGTGACGCTGGATCCCGCATCGACGGTCGCGCAGGCTCTCGCAGTCCGCGACGGCAGGATCGTTGCTATTGGCGGCAACGATGCCGTGGAAGGCCTGATCGGGCCCGCGACGCGCCGGGTCGACGCAGGTGGACGCACCATCATTCCGGGATTGATCGATTCCCATATTCACGCCGTGCGCGCCGGCCTCACCTACGCAACCGAGGTCAACTGGATCGGCGCAAAGACGATTCCCGAGGCCATGGAACGCTTGCGCCAGGCGGCAACAGCGCGCCCGGCATCCTGGATCATCGTGGCCGGCGGCTGGAGCGAATTGCAGTTTACTGAGAAGCGGCGGCCAACGCTCGCCGAGGTGATGGCGGCCGTTCCCGACAATCCGGCTTACATCCAGCTGTTCTATTCGGCGGTGCTGATGACGCCAAAAGCGCAGCAAGCCCTCGGGATGTCCGCGGATCAGTTGCCGGCCGGTATCACGACTGAGCGCGCCGCATCGGGCGACGCCACGGGGTGGCTCAACGGCTCCATCGTCAGTATCTCCGCGCTGTTCGATCGGCTGCCGAGGCCGAATTTCGAAGAGAATGTCGCCGGGACCCGGCAGTTCTTCACGGAGCTCAATCGTCTCGGCGTGACCGGGATCGTGGATCCCGGCGGCTTCAGCATCTATCCCAGCCACTACGCGGCCTTGCAAAAGCTCTGGCGTGACAAATCATTGTCGGTTCGCGTTGCCTTCAGCCTGTTCGCCCAGAATGTCGGCGCGGAATTCGACGAGTACAAGACTCTCACGCCGTTCCTGCCGATGGGATTCGGCGACGACATGCTGCGGTTCAACGGACTAGGCGAGCGGATCACCGGCGCCATGTACAACAACAATGCGCCTGACGCGGCCGCCAAGGACAAGTTCCGCGAGATCATTCGCTGGGCGGCCAAACAAGGGCTGACAGTCACCATCCACTGGCAGGAAGACAAATCCGTCCATCACCTCCTGGACCTCTATGACGAGGTCAACAAGGAGACGCCGCTCGCGCCGTTGCGCTGGTCCATCGCCCATCTCGACAACACCTCGCCCCAAACGCTGGCGCGCATGAAAGCCCTTGGTATCGGCTGGACCATGCAGGACGCGATGTATCTCGGAGGTGACCGTATCGTGGCGCAGGTCGGCGAAGCCGCCCGCAGCATGCCACCCCTCGTCACGGCGTTGCGCATGGGAGTCCATGTCGGGGCCGGCACGGATGCGCATCGGGTCGCATCCTACAATCCGTTCGTGGCGCTGCAATGGATGCTCGACGGCAAGACCGTCGGCGGACTCTCGACGCGCGGCCCGGACGAAACACCCAGCCGCGAAGATGCCTTGCGCCTCTACACCGTGGGAAGCGCGTGGTTCTGCTTCGACGAGACGCGGCGCGGCACGCTGGAGACCGGCAAGCTCGCCGACTTCGCGATTCTCGATCGGGATTTCATGTCCATCCCCGTCGAGCAGATCGGCGCCACGGCGTCTCTGCTGACGGTCGTGGGCGGCAAGGTCGTCTACGCAGCGGATGCTTTCTCGAGCGCAAAATAG
- a CDS encoding DUF1236 domain-containing protein has protein sequence MNKRLFLATTAAVAIATSAFAQSSPSTSNSNPPSRQQDSTSTTPSTSPTNSSLGSAQSANPSTNSAQTQSPSSSGQTAAGQPSNSGTGTNTTQAPASNNSTNQAQTNQPSNQTTTPSNQAQTNSPSNTNTQTQSANPPAPGNNQAQSPAGSGSTNTAQQPNNQQNTADRSSNTNVNASVNINDQQRTRISTSISHLNVQPLNNVNFSLSVGTAVPRDVRLQPLPAEVVEVVPQYRGYNFVLVKDEIVIVEPSSYQIVAVLPYSGRSTAAAPARTEQRKVTFSDRDREVIRKHAKARSEARPVERERQTTGSTARTEIRRGERLPADVDVETFPEEVYRDAPSLREYRYINRDSRTYIVEPQERRVIEEID, from the coding sequence ATGAACAAGCGTTTATTTTTGGCTACCACCGCTGCAGTCGCGATCGCGACTTCCGCTTTTGCCCAGTCTTCTCCGAGCACGTCGAACTCCAATCCGCCGTCTCGTCAGCAGGATTCCACATCCACGACGCCGTCGACTTCGCCGACCAATTCATCTTTGGGATCCGCACAGTCCGCCAATCCTTCGACGAATTCGGCCCAGACGCAGTCGCCGTCCTCGAGCGGTCAGACCGCTGCAGGCCAGCCGTCCAATTCGGGTACCGGCACCAACACCACGCAGGCGCCTGCCTCGAACAACTCGACCAACCAGGCTCAGACCAATCAGCCGTCCAATCAGACAACTACGCCTTCCAACCAGGCGCAGACCAATTCTCCTTCGAACACGAATACCCAGACGCAGAGCGCCAATCCGCCTGCTCCGGGCAACAACCAGGCACAGTCCCCGGCGGGCAGCGGTTCGACCAACACGGCGCAGCAGCCGAACAATCAGCAGAACACGGCCGATCGCTCCTCGAACACCAACGTGAACGCGTCGGTGAACATCAACGATCAGCAACGGACCCGGATCAGCACGTCGATTTCGCATCTGAACGTGCAGCCCCTCAACAACGTGAACTTCTCGTTGTCGGTGGGCACGGCGGTGCCGCGCGATGTCCGCTTGCAGCCGCTCCCGGCGGAGGTCGTCGAGGTCGTGCCGCAGTACAGAGGCTACAACTTCGTGTTGGTGAAGGACGAGATCGTGATCGTGGAGCCTTCGAGCTACCAGATCGTCGCGGTCCTCCCGTACTCGGGTCGTTCGACCGCGGCTGCGCCGGCCCGCACCGAACAGCGCAAGGTGACGTTCAGCGATCGCGATCGCGAAGTGATCCGCAAGCACGCCAAGGCGCGTTCCGAGGCGCGTCCCGTCGAGCGCGAGCGGCAGACCACCGGCAGCACCGCGCGCACCGAAATCCGCAGGGGTGAGCGCCTGCCGGCAGACGTAGACGTGGAGACGTTCCCCGAGGAGGTCTATCGCGACGCACCGAGCCTGCGGGAGTACCGGTACATCAACCGGGATAGCCGGACTTACATCGTCGAACCGCAGGAACGTCGCGTCATCGAAGAGATCGATTGA
- a CDS encoding DMT family transporter has translation MIWGLTWAAIKVGLGDLPPLLLAAARYLLAAALLAIGVRGAGAAFAEGRARPTIVSALLVNTGTYGLLFWGMQHVPSGLSGLVNLTLIPVLLFALAALTGEERPTWHHAVVLAIGCVGVIGLFWARLGAGSDASGLRLAAIVAATVSYCVGSVVARPLVGPVKPLALTMVQAAIGGAALLGLSLVLEPVSRDTLDAFLTPAAIGSLLFLLLLGTIVAYTIYLVLLREWGTMRAGLYAFVSPIIALGTGAWLFGEAIGWLEIGGAALMLVAAAMALLRPWEERPT, from the coding sequence TTGATCTGGGGGCTGACCTGGGCCGCCATCAAGGTCGGGCTCGGCGATCTGCCCCCGCTGCTGCTCGCCGCCGCGCGATACCTGCTGGCGGCCGCACTGCTGGCCATCGGAGTGCGTGGCGCCGGCGCCGCATTCGCCGAAGGCCGCGCACGGCCAACGATCGTTTCAGCTCTGCTGGTCAACACCGGCACCTACGGCTTGCTGTTCTGGGGGATGCAGCACGTGCCATCAGGGCTGTCGGGGCTGGTCAACCTTACCCTGATTCCGGTCCTGCTGTTTGCCCTCGCCGCGTTGACCGGCGAGGAGAGGCCGACCTGGCATCATGCCGTCGTGCTCGCGATCGGTTGTGTCGGTGTCATCGGGCTGTTCTGGGCGCGGCTCGGGGCCGGGTCCGATGCGAGCGGCCTTCGGCTCGCGGCGATCGTCGCCGCGACCGTGAGCTATTGCGTCGGCAGCGTGGTCGCGCGTCCGTTGGTCGGTCCGGTGAAGCCCCTGGCGCTGACGATGGTGCAGGCGGCGATCGGCGGCGCCGCCCTGCTCGGCCTTTCGCTGGTGCTGGAACCCGTATCGAGAGACACGCTCGACGCTTTCCTCACTCCGGCGGCAATCGGCAGCCTGTTGTTCCTGTTGCTGCTCGGAACGATCGTGGCTTATACGATCTATCTCGTGCTGCTGCGTGAATGGGGTACGATGCGCGCAGGTCTGTATGCCTTTGTCTCTCCGATCATCGCGCTTGGCACCGGTGCGTGGTTGTTCGGCGAGGCGATCGGCTGGCTCGAGATCGGCGGCGCTGCCCTCATGCTGGTGGCCGCCGCGATGGCGCTGCTCCGGCCTTGGGAAGAACGTCCGACGTGA
- a CDS encoding ABC transporter substrate-binding protein: MKPTRFGLPVAAGFAATFLAATLLPGAAMAQVSDDVVKIGVLTDMNGPASAPTGQGSVTAAQMAIDDFGGTVLGKPISIVVGDHQLKADIGGAIARRWYDVDQVDLIVDVPVSAVGLAVQNMANEKKRLFITHSTGTADFHGKFCSPYAIQWVFDTRALAVGTADAVVKRGGDSWFFITDDYAFGHSLERDASAVVTANGGKVLGSVKPPLATPDLSSFVLQAQASKAKIIGIAAGPPNNMNEIKTGSEFGVFKGGQQMAALLALITDIHGLGLQAAQGLLLTTSFYWDLDDKTREWSKRYFAKMNKMPSMWQAGVYSSVMHYLNAIKDTGTDDPLKVAAKMREKPIEDFFARNGRLREDNLMVHDLWLVQVKTPEESKYPWDYYKILTTISGDKAFGPPDPACAMVKK; this comes from the coding sequence TCCTGGCGGCGACGCTGCTGCCGGGCGCCGCAATGGCGCAGGTGTCCGACGACGTCGTCAAGATCGGCGTGCTCACCGACATGAACGGTCCGGCCTCGGCGCCGACCGGCCAGGGTTCGGTGACGGCGGCGCAGATGGCGATCGACGATTTCGGCGGCACCGTGCTCGGCAAGCCGATCAGCATCGTCGTCGGCGACCACCAGCTCAAGGCCGATATCGGCGGCGCCATCGCGCGGCGCTGGTACGACGTCGACCAGGTCGATCTGATCGTCGACGTACCGGTCTCCGCGGTCGGGCTCGCGGTGCAGAACATGGCCAACGAGAAGAAGCGGCTGTTCATCACCCACTCCACCGGCACCGCCGATTTCCACGGCAAGTTCTGCTCGCCTTATGCGATCCAGTGGGTGTTCGACACCCGCGCGCTCGCGGTCGGCACCGCGGACGCGGTGGTCAAGCGCGGCGGCGACAGCTGGTTCTTCATCACCGACGATTATGCCTTCGGCCATTCGCTGGAGCGCGACGCCTCGGCGGTCGTGACCGCCAATGGCGGCAAGGTGCTGGGCTCGGTGAAGCCGCCGCTGGCGACGCCCGACCTCTCCTCCTTCGTGCTGCAGGCGCAGGCCTCCAAGGCCAAGATCATCGGCATCGCGGCGGGTCCGCCGAACAACATGAACGAGATCAAGACCGGCTCCGAATTCGGCGTGTTCAAGGGCGGCCAGCAGATGGCGGCGCTGCTGGCGCTGATCACCGACATCCACGGCCTCGGCCTGCAGGCAGCCCAAGGGCTGTTGCTGACGACATCGTTCTATTGGGACCTGGACGACAAGACCCGCGAATGGTCGAAGCGCTACTTCGCCAAGATGAACAAGATGCCGTCGATGTGGCAGGCCGGCGTCTATTCGAGCGTGATGCACTATCTCAACGCCATCAAGGACACCGGCACCGACGATCCGCTCAAGGTGGCCGCCAAAATGCGGGAAAAGCCGATCGAGGATTTCTTCGCCCGCAACGGCCGCTTACGCGAAGACAATCTGATGGTGCACGATCTGTGGCTGGTGCAGGTGAAGACGCCGGAGGAAAGCAAATATCCGTGGGACTATTACAAGATCCTCACCACGATCTCGGGCGACAAGGCGTTCGGTCCGCCGGACCCGGCGTGCGCGATGGTGAAGAAGTGA
- a CDS encoding response regulator — protein MMLVDMIEELGHAVVAEAGRIEDAVRLAHDPAFDIAILDINLGGPTSTPVAEILAKRSVPFVFASGYGQEDIPEGFKNRPMLRKPFQLDGLDRAIQAAVAEHEN, from the coding sequence ATGATGCTCGTCGACATGATCGAGGAGCTTGGACACGCTGTCGTCGCCGAGGCAGGGCGGATCGAGGATGCGGTGCGACTTGCGCACGATCCGGCCTTCGATATTGCCATCCTAGACATCAACCTCGGAGGTCCGACAAGCACTCCCGTCGCGGAAATTCTCGCGAAGAGATCTGTTCCGTTCGTCTTCGCGAGTGGCTACGGGCAAGAAGATATACCCGAGGGCTTCAAGAATAGACCGATGCTGCGCAAGCCCTTCCAGTTGGATGGTCTTGACCGAGCGATCCAAGCGGCCGTGGCGGAGCATGAGAACTAG